From the Marinifilum sp. JC120 genome, the window AGACATAGGCAAAAGACATTCCGTCTTTGCGGAAAATTCTGAACTGACGCAAACGGACCAGAGGCACAACTCAGAGACTATATTCAAACGAAACTCGTATTATAACAACACTCACCCAAAAGCAATACATTGAATTCATACGCCTGAACCGTAAAACCCGGCCATTACAGCCGGGTCTTATTATGATCATTTGCTTCCGCCCTACGGCGTAATTATTTATTCCAAAGTAAAATCGAATTCTCCCTGACCTTCTTTCTTCCCAGCTTTTACGCTGCCGCTCTTTCCCTTAACCTTACCGTAAACGCTCATGGCAGTGCTAACCATG encodes:
- a CDS encoding paraslipin, which codes for MVSTAMSVYGKVKGKSGSVKAGKKEGQGEFDFTLE